The DNA region CGCTGCCCGCTGACGTGCAGGCGGCGGTAGAGGGCATCCAGGCGCTGCTGGCCGGCGCGCCGCGCGACCTGCGCGAGGTGGCGCTGGACATGTCGGGCATCTCGCCTTTCCACCAGCGGGTCTACGCGATGGCCCGTGCCATTGCGCCGGGCCAGACGCTCACCTACGGCGAGGTGGCCGAGGCGCTGGGCGACAAGGCGCTGTCGCGCGCCGTGGGCCAGGCCCTGGGCGCCAACCCGTTCGCCCCGGTGGTGCCCTGCCATCGCGTGCTGGCCGCCGGCGGCCGCTTCGGCGGTTTCTCAGCCGGGGGCGGGGCGCTGACCAAGCTGCGCATGCTGGAGATCGAAGGCGCGGCGCTGGGCGGCACCCGCTCGCTTTTCGGGCCGGGCGCTGCTTAGAACGTGTTTACGATCTCGCAGGGGTCGCGTTGGAGCGCAATCGGGATGAGTGGACGCTTCGGATGCGCCGCATGGGCTTGTGCCCATGCAAGCATTCGAGGCGTTCAATCGCCCGATTTCGCTCCAACCCTTCGGGCAGTGGCGTTTGCCGGCGGTCTGCGGCGTTGCGGCACTTGCCAATAGCCGAGCTATTGGCAGCGCACCGCGCCTTGCATCCCCTCCCGCAAACGCCACTGCGCGGCCCCAGGGAGATCGTCAACACGTTCTTGGAACGGGTTGACGGTCTCAGGGGACGGGCGTTCCAACCCGGCCCCCCGGGAGATCGCCAGCACGTTGCAAGTGGCTGGGCGGGCCCGCAAGGCCTGGCATTTGTGCGGCCATGTCCTGCGTGCAGGTCGGCGCCCAGCGCGTAAGCTGCGGCCATGGCACTCCCTGCACACCTTC from Paracidovorax wautersii includes:
- a CDS encoding methylated-DNA--[protein]-cysteine S-methyltransferase, translated to MQVAGYCVFATALGVCALAWGAGGIVAVQLPEDSETATLERMLRGRTVAPGAAQAPLPADVQAAVEGIQALLAGAPRDLREVALDMSGISPFHQRVYAMARAIAPGQTLTYGEVAEALGDKALSRAVGQALGANPFAPVVPCHRVLAAGGRFGGFSAGGGALTKLRMLEIEGAALGGTRSLFGPGAA